The following proteins come from a genomic window of Novosphingobium sp. P6W:
- a CDS encoding MFS transporter, with product MRWLVITLIGLATVINYIDRNALAVMWPAVSKEIGADKSDYALLVTIFMIAYAFGQSVFGKIFDVIGTRMGFAVSILFWSLSIGLHSVVRSLGLLSLLRVTLGVSEAGNWPGAAKANALWFPQKERALAQGIFNAGASLGAIVSAPLVALLFTGFGWRTTFLLIGVLGFLWLLPWLFFYRADPDGHPWLTQAERDHIMGTADNSAAPKAPAYAPGWTEMLRHRESWAIILSRFFLDPVWWLFVSWLPIYLAETFGFDVQQIGMFAWVPFVGAMAGSLTGGWLSGMLIARGRTVNFARKTAITLGCVIMLPPLLLTMHAATPLYAVLLIAVILFGFQMAINNIQTLPADYFGGGTVGSLAGLGGTAAVAGTLVTTWLVPSMTQESYAPIFALAAALVPVSLLCVWLLGGRIAPLTSPSHLNNEA from the coding sequence ATGCGCTGGTTGGTCATCACCCTGATCGGGCTGGCCACCGTCATCAACTACATCGACCGCAACGCGCTGGCCGTCATGTGGCCCGCCGTCTCCAAGGAGATCGGCGCGGACAAGTCCGACTATGCCCTGTTGGTGACGATCTTCATGATCGCTTACGCCTTCGGGCAATCGGTGTTCGGCAAGATCTTCGACGTGATCGGCACCCGCATGGGTTTTGCCGTGTCGATCCTGTTCTGGTCGCTGTCCATCGGGTTGCATTCAGTGGTCCGCTCGCTGGGCCTGCTGTCGCTGCTGCGCGTGACGCTGGGCGTCAGCGAGGCGGGCAACTGGCCGGGCGCGGCCAAGGCCAATGCGCTGTGGTTCCCGCAAAAGGAACGCGCGCTGGCGCAGGGCATCTTCAATGCCGGAGCCTCGCTGGGCGCGATCGTCTCGGCGCCGCTGGTGGCGCTGCTGTTCACCGGCTTTGGATGGCGCACCACGTTCCTGCTGATCGGCGTGCTGGGCTTCCTCTGGCTGCTGCCCTGGCTGTTCTTCTACCGCGCCGACCCGGACGGCCACCCGTGGCTGACCCAGGCCGAGCGCGATCATATCATGGGCACCGCCGACAATAGCGCCGCACCCAAAGCACCCGCCTACGCCCCCGGCTGGACCGAGATGCTGCGCCACCGCGAAAGCTGGGCGATCATCCTCAGCCGCTTCTTCCTCGATCCGGTGTGGTGGCTGTTCGTCTCGTGGCTGCCGATCTATCTGGCCGAAACCTTTGGCTTCGACGTCCAGCAGATCGGCATGTTCGCCTGGGTTCCTTTCGTGGGCGCGATGGCGGGCAGCCTGACCGGCGGCTGGCTTTCGGGCATGCTCATCGCCCGTGGACGCACCGTAAATTTCGCCCGCAAAACCGCGATCACGCTGGGCTGCGTCATCATGTTGCCCCCGCTGCTGCTGACCATGCATGCCGCAACGCCGCTTTATGCCGTGCTGCTGATCGCGGTGATCCTGTTCGGTTTCCAGATGGCCATCAACAACATCCAGACCCTGCCGGCCGACTATTTCGGCGGCGGCACGGTCGGCTCGCTGGCGGGCCTTGGCGGCACGGCGGCGGTGGCCGGCACCCTCGTCACCACCTGGCTGGTGCCGTCGATGACGCAGGAAAGCTACGCCCCGATCTTCGCACTGGCCGCCGCGCTGGTGCCGGTATCGCTCCTTTGCGTCTGGCTGCTTGGCGGCCGGATCGCCCCTCTCACCTCCCCCTCCCATCTCAATAACGAGGCCTAA
- a CDS encoding rhamnogalacturonan acetylesterase, whose translation MMSRQAWMIAGAAAMLALLAPTAQAQEAAANPDSSKNRTVRADAEKLAADKIVLVGDSTMAPTSGWASLFCAHHVKSSVACLNLGRGGRSTRSYRQEGSWDIALAEAKVPGYRRTYVLIQFAHNDQSTIAERWTEMGAEFPANLGRMVKEVRAAGAVPVLLTPLTRREFVKGRLNNTLEPWSAKVREIATAMKVPLVDLNAASAAAVQAMGPEASMALAQTPPNDAERAAARTGTTLKPRPAAEARLPDVPTTTDGPRAQFQRKFDYTHVGDKGADLFAALVAQGLATAVPGLRSQIAP comes from the coding sequence ATGATGTCGCGACAGGCATGGATGATCGCGGGGGCAGCGGCAATGCTGGCCCTGCTCGCCCCCACCGCTCAGGCCCAGGAGGCCGCTGCCAACCCCGACAGCAGCAAAAACCGCACGGTCAGAGCTGACGCGGAAAAGCTGGCGGCGGACAAGATCGTCCTCGTGGGCGATTCCACGATGGCGCCGACCAGCGGCTGGGCATCCCTGTTCTGCGCGCATCATGTGAAGTCTTCGGTCGCCTGCCTCAACCTGGGGCGCGGCGGCCGATCGACCCGCAGCTACCGACAGGAAGGCTCATGGGACATCGCCCTCGCCGAAGCGAAAGTGCCGGGCTATCGGCGCACTTACGTCCTGATCCAGTTCGCGCATAACGACCAGTCCACGATCGCCGAACGCTGGACTGAAATGGGGGCCGAGTTCCCCGCCAACCTTGGCCGCATGGTGAAGGAAGTGCGCGCAGCGGGCGCCGTGCCTGTGCTGCTCACCCCGCTGACCCGCCGCGAATTCGTGAAGGGCAGGCTCAACAATACGCTGGAGCCGTGGTCCGCCAAAGTCCGCGAAATAGCGACTGCGATGAAAGTCCCGCTGGTAGACCTCAATGCAGCGAGCGCAGCGGCGGTTCAGGCCATGGGACCAGAGGCGTCCATGGCCCTGGCCCAGACGCCGCCCAACGACGCCGAACGCGCTGCGGCGCGTACCGGAACCACCCTCAAGCCGCGCCCGGCAGCAGAAGCGCGCCTCCCCGACGTACCGACTACGACCGACGGTCCACGCGCGCAGTTCCAGCGAAAATTCGACTACACCCATGTCGGAGACAAGGGCGCCGACCTGTTCGCCGCACTCGTCGCGCAAGGGCTTGCAACAGCGGTGCCGGGCCTGCGCAGCCAGATAGCACCGTGA
- a CDS encoding TonB-dependent receptor has translation MMLSTKWASQRRAIRCSLLAGIAFTGCPAFAQDAAPQEDQQAQTIGGATAPDIIVTGFRETLQTSINEKRRETAIVDSLSSSEVGDLPALSVGEAIQTITGATSHREKGGASEISLRGLGSFLSNTTFNGRDASNGSGDRAVNFNQFPSELVNGIKIYKTQQADLVEGGVAGTIELATIRPLEFKKRRVQLEMKGSFSPYQDRVVGSDGLGWRGTASYVDQFDAGSLGEIGVAVGFQRNKTNNPEETYAASSTWVACNPAVSVPAGNCSEVSRRQAAAGTPFALVPNAATFRQISESDKRDAVFGAIQWKPSPTLDINLDVQYSKRNYSEDRRDLNLSELRYGLTNMEYDENGVLTHVEGKTSLEAVGTLLERQEEYLGGGMNVEWQATDRLTVKADASYSRTVRTDVERSVRLRTDPLDIYGNRTAINNQRVGYIYDVAPGSYAPTLTIDPRFDVNDHSLFSDDARLRRDELQRRNEIIAGRLDATYEMDGFLRGIAAGVRWSKLTYSDYDDRVEITQDDRNVDRDVNLGCRTIFPQRDYLSNAPGGQLSSWATFDPVCQFQGYLGTEDPGRNADVRSVANRDVTEKTFAAYLMANYEGDLGSMPIRGNFGVRAVQTRVTSKGLRSDLEVVTNGDGSIRLVDSGVFDTVTIKSKSTRFLPSLNAIFELRPDVLLRVAGYRAMSRPAPSALGAGRTIQLEDGTNFSSVADAISLITANGSPRLKPLMSWNADAALEYYLNKDSLFSATVYYKQFSGGFIPVVLDENFSIGGQDYSIPVVQTQNSTRKSRVYGLEVTLANRFSWLPAPFDGLGGKVSYNYANSIFKNEDIRLGAVLDPETGVTTPGMIPAANLSGYSKHVVSAQLYYSLGGLNLQAIYNYRSSYYQDFVGGNSQLRYVRGNDTVDLRASFDINKRVQVQLQAVNIFDEPKITDMPVQGSIRQYHYYGSRYFAGVRVKL, from the coding sequence ATGATGCTGTCTACGAAGTGGGCCTCGCAGCGCCGCGCCATTCGTTGTTCGCTACTAGCCGGGATCGCCTTCACCGGCTGTCCGGCCTTCGCGCAAGATGCCGCGCCTCAGGAAGACCAGCAGGCACAGACCATCGGCGGCGCCACCGCCCCCGACATCATCGTCACCGGCTTCCGCGAAACGCTGCAAACCTCGATCAACGAAAAGCGCCGCGAAACCGCGATCGTGGATTCGCTTTCGTCCAGCGAAGTGGGCGACCTGCCCGCGCTTTCGGTAGGTGAGGCGATCCAGACCATCACCGGCGCGACCTCGCACCGCGAAAAGGGCGGCGCTTCGGAAATCTCGCTGCGCGGCCTCGGCTCGTTCCTCAGCAACACCACCTTCAATGGCCGTGACGCCTCGAACGGCAGCGGCGACCGTGCTGTCAACTTCAACCAGTTCCCGTCCGAACTGGTCAACGGCATCAAGATCTACAAGACCCAGCAGGCCGACCTTGTCGAAGGCGGCGTTGCAGGCACGATCGAACTGGCCACCATCCGCCCACTGGAATTCAAGAAGCGCCGCGTGCAGCTGGAAATGAAAGGCTCCTTCAGCCCTTATCAGGACCGCGTCGTCGGTTCGGATGGTCTGGGCTGGCGCGGCACCGCCAGCTATGTCGACCAGTTTGATGCGGGTTCACTTGGCGAGATCGGCGTGGCCGTCGGCTTCCAGCGCAACAAGACCAACAACCCGGAGGAAACGTACGCCGCCAGTTCCACGTGGGTCGCGTGCAACCCCGCCGTATCCGTGCCGGCCGGCAACTGCTCGGAAGTCAGCCGCCGGCAGGCCGCCGCCGGCACGCCCTTTGCGCTGGTCCCCAATGCCGCGACGTTCCGCCAGATCAGCGAAAGCGACAAGCGCGACGCCGTCTTCGGTGCCATCCAGTGGAAGCCCAGCCCGACGCTGGATATCAACCTCGACGTCCAGTATTCCAAGCGCAACTATTCCGAAGATCGCCGCGACCTGAACCTGTCGGAACTGCGCTACGGCCTGACCAACATGGAGTACGACGAGAACGGCGTCCTCACCCATGTCGAAGGCAAGACCTCGCTGGAAGCGGTAGGCACCCTGCTCGAACGGCAGGAGGAATATCTCGGCGGCGGCATGAATGTGGAATGGCAGGCCACCGACCGTCTGACCGTCAAGGCCGACGCATCCTATTCGCGCACCGTGCGTACCGACGTCGAACGCTCCGTTCGCCTGCGTACCGATCCGCTGGATATCTACGGCAACCGCACCGCGATCAACAACCAGCGCGTCGGCTATATCTATGACGTGGCGCCGGGCAGCTACGCCCCCACCCTTACCATCGACCCGCGTTTCGACGTGAACGACCACAGCCTGTTCAGCGACGATGCCCGCCTGCGCCGCGATGAACTGCAGCGCCGCAACGAGATCATCGCCGGCCGCCTCGATGCGACGTATGAGATGGACGGCTTCCTGCGCGGTATCGCTGCAGGCGTGCGCTGGTCCAAACTGACTTATTCGGACTACGACGACCGCGTCGAGATCACGCAGGACGACCGCAACGTCGACCGCGACGTAAACCTTGGCTGCCGCACCATCTTCCCGCAGCGCGACTACCTTTCCAATGCCCCTGGCGGCCAGCTTTCCAGCTGGGCGACGTTCGATCCGGTCTGCCAGTTCCAGGGCTATCTCGGCACCGAAGACCCCGGCCGCAACGCCGACGTCCGCTCTGTCGCCAACCGCGACGTGACGGAAAAGACCTTCGCCGCCTACCTCATGGCCAATTACGAGGGCGATCTGGGCAGCATGCCGATCCGCGGCAACTTCGGCGTGCGCGCGGTGCAGACCCGCGTGACATCGAAGGGCCTGCGCAGCGACCTTGAGGTCGTGACCAATGGCGACGGTTCCATCCGCCTGGTCGACAGCGGCGTGTTCGATACCGTGACGATCAAGAGCAAGAGCACGCGGTTCCTGCCCAGCCTCAACGCCATCTTCGAACTGAGACCGGACGTGCTGCTGCGGGTCGCCGGCTACCGCGCGATGTCGCGCCCTGCCCCCAGCGCGCTCGGCGCGGGCCGCACGATCCAGTTGGAGGACGGCACCAACTTCAGTTCCGTGGCCGATGCCATCAGCCTCATCACCGCAAACGGATCGCCGCGTTTGAAACCGCTGATGTCGTGGAATGCCGACGCCGCGCTGGAATACTACCTCAACAAAGACTCGCTGTTCTCGGCGACGGTTTACTACAAGCAATTCTCCGGCGGCTTCATTCCGGTCGTGCTGGACGAGAACTTTTCGATCGGCGGTCAGGACTATTCCATACCGGTCGTCCAGACCCAGAACAGCACCCGCAAGAGCCGCGTCTACGGGCTGGAAGTGACGCTTGCGAACCGCTTCTCGTGGCTACCCGCCCCGTTCGACGGACTGGGCGGCAAGGTCAGCTACAATTACGCCAATTCCATCTTCAAGAACGAGGACATCCGCCTTGGCGCGGTGCTCGACCCGGAAACGGGCGTGACCACGCCGGGGATGATCCCCGCTGCGAACCTTTCGGGCTATTCCAAGCATGTCGTCTCGGCTCAGCTTTACTATTCGCTGGGCGGGCTGAACCTTCAGGCGATCTACAACTACCGTTCGAGTTACTATCAAGACTTCGTGGGCGGCAACTCCCAGCTGCGCTATGTGCGCGGCAACGACACTGTGGACCTGCGCGCTTCGTTCGACATTAACAAGCGCGTGCAGGTGCAGCTTCAGGCGGTGAACATCTTCGACGAACCGAAGATTACCGACATGCCGGTGCAGGGCAGCATCCGCCAGTATCACTACTACGGATCGCGCTACTTCGCAGGGGTACGCGTCAAGCTGTGA
- a CDS encoding FadR/GntR family transcriptional regulator → MADRLFQGIADQIVALIDEGVFPPGTRLPGERELAERFNVSRVTIREAEIALQAVGVIKIKTGSGVYVADRNDRSDDTLPKVSALELTEARSLFESEAAALAAPVISDQTLARLDELLAAMATETDDEKSTEIDREFHMVIASASGNGAITHVIRTLWRLRTELPEVRHTHESVCHHDGMTRQDEHAAVVEALRRHDPQGARLAMRQHFQRLLGSMLDATEEHAISELRRKAQESRERFLMSAKIG, encoded by the coding sequence ATGGCTGACAGGTTGTTTCAGGGCATTGCCGACCAGATCGTCGCACTCATCGACGAAGGGGTGTTCCCTCCCGGAACACGCCTTCCCGGCGAACGCGAACTGGCGGAGCGCTTCAACGTCAGCCGCGTGACCATTCGCGAGGCTGAAATCGCGCTTCAGGCCGTGGGTGTCATCAAGATCAAGACTGGCTCGGGCGTCTACGTCGCGGACCGGAACGACCGTAGCGACGATACCTTGCCCAAGGTCAGCGCCCTGGAACTGACCGAGGCGCGCTCATTGTTCGAATCCGAAGCCGCAGCGTTGGCCGCGCCCGTCATCTCGGATCAGACACTGGCGCGGCTGGACGAACTGCTCGCCGCGATGGCGACGGAGACAGACGACGAGAAATCCACCGAGATCGACCGCGAATTCCACATGGTCATCGCTTCAGCCTCGGGAAACGGCGCGATCACCCATGTCATCCGCACACTTTGGCGGCTGCGCACCGAACTGCCGGAAGTGCGCCACACCCACGAAAGCGTCTGCCATCACGACGGCATGACGCGCCAGGATGAACACGCCGCGGTGGTTGAGGCACTGCGCCGCCACGACCCCCAGGGCGCTCGGCTTGCCATGCGTCAACACTTTCAGCGCCTGCTCGGCTCGATGCTTGACGCTACCGAGGAACATGCCATTTCCGAACTCAGGCGCAAGGCGCAGGAAAGCCGCGAACGCTTTTTGATGAGCGCCAAGATCGGTTGA
- a CDS encoding dienelactone hydrolase family protein: MTIERHVRVYEAPGGTYEAMAVYDPAAGEQPGLLFLPNFMGTKEWDFAKAELVAALGFKVLVVDFYGQGKRGTDMESASKLLQELTADRALMRDQLLAHHAELFKLPGVKPGRVAALGFCAGGKCVLDLARAGVDLAGVVNHGVYDAPEFANAPMTAKLLVCHGWNDPLCPPEATVALAAELTEAGADWQLIAYGDTGHAFTAESKSLNPEKTFGFQPATNRRSWQAMVNFFEESF; the protein is encoded by the coding sequence ATGACCATCGAACGGCATGTGCGCGTGTACGAGGCACCCGGCGGAACTTACGAGGCGATGGCGGTGTACGATCCCGCTGCGGGCGAGCAGCCCGGCCTGCTGTTCCTCCCCAATTTCATGGGCACCAAGGAATGGGATTTCGCCAAGGCGGAACTGGTAGCGGCGCTGGGTTTCAAGGTTCTCGTCGTCGACTTCTACGGTCAGGGCAAGCGCGGCACCGATATGGAATCGGCCAGCAAACTGCTGCAGGAACTGACTGCCGACCGTGCGCTGATGCGTGACCAGTTGCTGGCGCATCACGCCGAACTGTTCAAGCTGCCCGGCGTCAAGCCCGGCCGCGTGGCAGCGCTGGGTTTCTGCGCCGGGGGCAAATGCGTCCTCGACCTCGCGCGGGCCGGTGTCGATCTGGCGGGTGTGGTAAACCACGGCGTCTACGATGCGCCCGAATTTGCCAATGCCCCTATGACTGCCAAGCTGCTGGTCTGCCACGGCTGGAACGATCCGCTCTGCCCGCCTGAAGCGACCGTGGCCCTCGCCGCCGAACTGACCGAAGCGGGCGCGGACTGGCAGCTCATCGCTTATGGCGACACCGGCCACGCCTTCACGGCGGAGAGCAAATCGCTCAATCCGGAAAAGACCTTCGGATTCCAGCCCGCCACCAACCGCCGCAGTTGGCAGGCCATGGTGAATTTCTTCGAAGAGAGCTTCTAA
- a CDS encoding DNA repair exonuclease, translating to MRFIHTADWQLGKPFGRFDADTRAALTEARFDAIDAIGRAAAEQGVGHVLVAGDVFDTEGPDDRTIVQAVTRMARHGCRWWLLPGNHDFARNGGLWDRVRRRGAANVTVLAEARPHEIEDGAWLLPAPLIHRHTLDDPTEAFQRMETPGARLRIGVGHGSIRDFGTQGEAKNLIAPDRARRSNLDYLALGDWHGTLTVDPRTWYSGTPETDRFGRDEPGHCLVVDAQPGAAPVVTPLRTGRFQWLTRDWTVADAVGFSALCGDLLAGCEPAATLLQLSLAGIVPLTDRVAMLRRIEDDLMHQLRHLDVRDSDVVARPSEEDLAALSTEGMLGRAGAMLRERVEAGGPDAQRARRALERLFVEALREETLTGENAA from the coding sequence ATGCGCTTCATCCACACCGCCGACTGGCAGCTCGGCAAACCCTTTGGCCGCTTCGATGCGGACACCCGCGCCGCGCTTACCGAGGCGCGCTTCGACGCCATCGACGCGATTGGCCGGGCCGCTGCCGAGCAAGGCGTGGGCCACGTCCTTGTCGCAGGGGACGTGTTCGACACCGAAGGACCTGACGATCGCACCATCGTCCAGGCAGTGACGCGCATGGCGCGCCATGGCTGCCGCTGGTGGCTGCTCCCCGGCAACCACGATTTCGCTCGTAATGGCGGTCTGTGGGACCGCGTGCGGCGGCGCGGCGCGGCCAACGTCACCGTGCTGGCCGAAGCCCGCCCTCACGAGATCGAGGACGGCGCCTGGCTGCTGCCCGCCCCCCTCATCCATCGCCATACCCTCGACGATCCGACCGAGGCGTTCCAGCGCATGGAAACCCCCGGCGCCAGATTGCGCATTGGCGTAGGCCACGGCTCGATCCGCGATTTCGGCACGCAGGGCGAGGCGAAGAACCTGATCGCACCGGACCGCGCCCGCCGCTCCAACCTCGATTATCTGGCCTTGGGCGACTGGCACGGCACGCTCACCGTGGACCCGCGTACATGGTATTCCGGCACGCCCGAGACCGACCGTTTCGGCCGCGACGAACCCGGGCACTGCCTCGTCGTCGATGCCCAGCCGGGCGCGGCGCCGGTGGTCACGCCCTTGCGCACCGGGCGCTTCCAGTGGCTGACACGCGACTGGACGGTGGCCGATGCGGTAGGCTTTTCCGCTTTGTGCGGCGATCTGCTGGCAGGCTGTGAACCTGCCGCCACCCTGCTCCAGCTGTCGCTGGCCGGTATCGTGCCCTTGACCGACCGCGTGGCGATGCTGCGCCGGATCGAGGACGATCTCATGCATCAACTGCGCCATCTCGACGTGCGCGACAGCGATGTCGTCGCCCGCCCGTCGGAAGAGGATCTCGCTGCGCTCTCGACCGAGGGCATGCTGGGCCGCGCCGGGGCCATGCTGCGCGAGCGGGTCGAGGCAGGCGGCCCCGATGCGCAGCGCGCCCGCCGCGCGCTGGAGCGCCTTTTCGTCGAAGCCCTGCGGGAAGAAACGCTTACCGGGGAGAATGCGGCATGA
- a CDS encoding sugar kinase: MTGHVTCFGEVLLRFATPAARLTVQCDSLDMVVGGAEANVAAGLASLGHSVRMVTRLPSSPLGDKARAALAGSGIDTAHVARAPGRMGLYFLESGAGLRPSSITYDRAGSLFASSCANDFDFASALKGSRLLHLSGITPALGEGGVALAQAAVAAANAAGVPICFDGNYRALLWDAWDSDPRSILTDLMQSATVMIGNHRDISLLLGKPFSGDGSERRREAALAAFEAFPKLQLIASTARHIVNSGHHRIAARIDARDAAHQTAEVDVTAIVDRIGTGDAFAAGVLHKWLEGADIVATAQAGLAYTVLKHTQPGDMCLIGPGELDAFSASGGDVRR, from the coding sequence ATTACCGGCCACGTCACCTGCTTCGGCGAAGTATTGCTGCGCTTTGCCACCCCCGCCGCCCGCCTTACCGTTCAATGCGATAGTCTCGACATGGTCGTAGGCGGCGCTGAGGCGAACGTCGCGGCAGGTCTCGCCTCTCTCGGGCATAGCGTGAGGATGGTGACGCGCCTGCCCTCCAGCCCGCTGGGTGACAAAGCCCGCGCGGCGCTGGCCGGCTCGGGAATCGATACCGCCCACGTCGCCCGTGCACCGGGCCGCATGGGCCTCTATTTCCTTGAGAGCGGGGCGGGGCTGCGCCCCTCGTCGATCACTTATGATCGCGCGGGAAGTCTTTTCGCATCCTCCTGCGCAAACGACTTCGACTTCGCGTCCGCTCTCAAGGGAAGCCGGTTGCTGCACCTGTCGGGGATCACCCCGGCGCTCGGCGAGGGCGGTGTTGCGCTGGCGCAGGCTGCCGTTGCTGCAGCCAATGCTGCAGGCGTGCCGATCTGCTTCGACGGCAATTACCGCGCGCTATTGTGGGACGCGTGGGACAGCGATCCGCGCAGTATCCTGACCGACCTCATGCAATCGGCAACCGTCATGATCGGCAACCACCGCGACATCTCGCTACTGCTGGGCAAGCCGTTTTCCGGCGATGGGTCCGAGCGCCGCCGCGAAGCCGCACTGGCTGCTTTCGAGGCCTTTCCCAAGCTGCAACTGATCGCCTCCACCGCGCGCCACATCGTGAACTCGGGCCACCACCGCATCGCCGCCCGCATCGACGCACGCGACGCCGCGCACCAGACCGCCGAAGTGGACGTCACCGCCATCGTCGACCGCATCGGCACTGGCGACGCTTTTGCTGCAGGCGTGCTGCACAAGTGGCTCGAAGGCGCGGACATCGTCGCCACCGCGCAGGCGGGCCTCGCCTACACCGTCCTCAAGCACACCCAACCCGGCGACATGTGCCTGATCGGGCCCGGCGAACTCGATGCTTTCTCGGCAAGCGGGGGTGACGTGCGGCGATAA
- a CDS encoding SDR family NAD(P)-dependent oxidoreductase, producing the protein MRFKDKIAIVTGGGRDIGKSVSLQLAREGAKVVINYRSNREEAEKTLAEIEAEGGTAIIHQADVSIAADVTGLIAATAAAFGDRIDFVVNLAGGMVARKTLAEMDEAFFDHVMDLNLKSAFLVTKAALPYLAKGSAIVNIASLAGRDGGGPGASIYATSKGALMTLTRSWAKELGPQGIRVNAVCPGLIGTSFHDIFSKPEGRAATAGNTPLRREGHPDEVATTVSFLLSEEAAFLTGVNLDINGGLAFS; encoded by the coding sequence ATGCGTTTCAAGGACAAGATCGCCATCGTCACCGGCGGCGGCCGCGACATCGGCAAGTCGGTATCCCTCCAGCTTGCGCGCGAAGGCGCCAAGGTCGTCATCAACTACCGCAGCAACCGCGAGGAAGCCGAAAAGACCCTGGCCGAGATCGAAGCCGAAGGCGGCACCGCGATCATCCATCAGGCCGATGTCAGCATCGCCGCAGACGTGACCGGCCTGATCGCCGCCACCGCGGCCGCATTTGGCGACCGGATCGACTTCGTGGTGAACCTTGCCGGCGGCATGGTCGCCCGCAAGACCCTGGCTGAGATGGACGAGGCGTTCTTCGACCACGTTATGGACCTGAACCTCAAGTCCGCGTTCCTTGTTACCAAAGCCGCGCTGCCGTACCTCGCCAAGGGCAGCGCCATCGTCAATATCGCCTCGCTCGCCGGGCGTGACGGCGGCGGTCCGGGCGCCAGCATCTATGCCACCTCGAAAGGCGCACTGATGACGCTGACACGCAGCTGGGCCAAGGAACTGGGGCCGCAGGGCATCCGCGTGAACGCCGTGTGCCCCGGCCTGATCGGCACCAGCTTCCACGACATCTTCTCCAAGCCCGAGGGCCGCGCCGCGACCGCCGGCAACACCCCGCTGCGCCGCGAAGGCCACCCGGATGAAGTGGCAACCACCGTTTCGTTCCTGCTCTCGGAAGAGGCCGCGTTCCTGACCGGCGTCAACCTCGACATCAACGGCGGCCTGGCCTTTTCCTGA